In the genome of Pelecanus crispus isolate bPelCri1 chromosome 17, bPelCri1.pri, whole genome shotgun sequence, one region contains:
- the FRS3 gene encoding fibroblast growth factor receptor substrate 3 — MGSCCSCLCRDSIPDNHPTKFKVTNVDDEGNELGSGIMELTQTELILHTHKRDAVRWPYLCLRRYGYDSNLFSFESGRRCQTGQGIFAFKCSRAEEIFNLLQDLMQCNSINVVEEPVVITRNSHPTERELSRTPQAPSSLGYTVPGFPNGFHSFPGETLSYSAARHPSVSSLRHSSVGEDSTHALIGPDEQSHTYVNTANGDQELRGRHCMHSLPEVHPPFPHRNHSCSLEDRNPQVFLQPGEVKFVLGPTSNYRRVCRHHRECRTHFCPPNNNNECEEECPSPQCVYENVNGLLPPSTSSLCRGGRLKLTREDAGLPGCSHRRTALLHYENLPSLPPVWECQPLRQGKEDAGTGDVLTPSPSGYSEAGEEDPLQNYMNSESTALHGGSGQRRGGFLPKPRRGCVPSIFSFDFPRPCPEQPRQLNYIQVELEAEPRKGHQNPPVPRVPPPASHEARRTDSYAVIDLKKTAAMSSLQRALPRDDGTSRKTRHNSTDLPL; from the exons atggggagctgctgcagttgtCTGTGCAGAGACAGCATCCCAGACAACCATCCCACCAAATTTAAG GTAACGAACGTGGACGATGAAGGTAACGAGCTGGGATCCGGGATTATGGAGCTGACACAGACGGAGCTCATCTTGCACACTCACAAGCGAGATGCTGTCAGGTGGCCCTACCTCTGCTTGCGCCGCTACGGCTATGACTCCAACCTCTTCTCCTTTGAGAGCGGTCGTCGCTGCCAGACCGGGCAGG GGATTTTTGCCTTCAAGTGTTCCAGAGCAGAGGAGATCTTTAATCTGCTTCAGGACCTGATGCAGTGTAACAGTATCAACGTAGTGGAAGAGCCTGTTGTCATCACCAGGAACAGTCACCCCACGGAGCGGGAGCTCTCCCGGACCCCCCAGGCACCCAGCA GTCTGGGGTACACTGTCCCAGGATTTCCCAATGGATTTCACAGCTTCCCTGGAGAAACCCTATCATACTCCGCAGCCCGCCACCCCTCCGTGAGCAGCCTGAGGCATTCCTCTGTGGGTGAAGACTCTACTCATGCCCTTATCGGGCCTGATGAGCAG TCCCACACCTACGTCAACACGGCCAATGGCGATCAGGAGCTGAGGGGCCGACATTGTATGCACTCCTTGCCTGAAGTCCACCCTCCTTTCCCCCATAGGAACCACAGCTGCTCCCTCGAAGACCGCAATCCCCAGGTCTTTCTGCAGCCAGGGGAGGTTAAGTTCGTGTTAGGTCCCACATCCAACTACAGGCGCGTCTGTCGGCATCACCGGGAGTGCAGGACGCACTTCTGCccccccaacaacaacaacgagTGCGAGGAGGAGTGCCCTTCGCCCCAGTGCGTCTACGAGAACGTCAACGGcttgctgccccccagcacctcctctCTCTGTCGAGGCGGGCGCTTGAAACTCACCCGGGAGGACGCGGGCTTACCCGGCTGCTCCCATCGCAGAACGGCGTTGCTGCACTATGAGAACTTGCCGTCGCTGCCGCCGGTGTGGGAGTGCCAGCCGCTCCGGCAGGGCAAGGAGGACGCGGGCACCGGGGACGTGCTGACGCCTTCCCCCAGTGGCTACTCCGAGGCTGGTGAAGAAGATCCCTTGCAGAACTACATGAACTCGGAGAGCACTGCGCTGCACGGGGGCAGTGGCCAGCGGCGCGGTGGCTTCCTGCCGAAGCCTCGTCGCGGCTGCGTGCCCAGCATCTTCAGCTTCGACTTCCCCCGGCCCTGTCCGGAGCAGCCGCGGCAACTCAACTACATCCAGGTGGAGCTGGAGGCTGAGCCGCGCAAGGGACATCAGAACCCACCGGTCCCCCGTGTCCCACCTCCTGCCAGCCACGAAGCCCGCCGGACGGACTCCTACGCGGTCATTGACCTAAAAAAGACAGCGGCCATGTCCAGTTTGCAAAGGGCCCTGCCGAGAGATGATGGGACTTCGCGCAAAACTCGACATAACAGCACTGACCTGCCTCTGTAA